The segment AGAATAAATTTTGTTGTTGATATTAAAGAAGCCATAAACTTTAGCAACAGCATTTTTATTTGTGTTGGCACACCTCAAAGTGAAGATAGAAAAGCAGATTTATCTCAAGTAGAAGATGTATCTCGTCAAATAGCCCAAAATATGGAGGGATACAAATTAATAATTGAAAAGTCAACAGTCCCTTTAAACACTCATCAATGGGTCAAAAGGACCATAAAAAGATATTCTGATCAAAATATAGATTTTGATGTAGCATCAAATCCAGAATTTTTAAAGGAAGGATCAGCAATTCAGGACTTCATGAGTCCTGATAGAATAATCATAGGTGTGGAAAGCAAAAAAGCCAAGGAGATACTTGAAGAGTTGTATGAACCATTCACAAAAAAAGGATATAAACTTCTTATTACTTCACCTGCTGCAGCGGAACTTATAAAACATGCTTCAAACTCTTTTTTGGCAATGAAAATATCTTACATAAATATGATTGCAGATCTATGCGAAAAAACTGATTTAGATCTAAAGATGGTTGCAGAGGGGATAGGTTACGATAAAAGGATAAGTAATTCCTTTTTAAATGCGGTTATAGGCTAGGAGGATATTTTCCAAAAGATGTTAAGGCTTTTATAAAAATTGCAGAGGATCTTGGACTGAACTTCGAACTTCTCAAACAAACTGAAAAAATAAATGCCGAAAGAAGAAAAAAAAGTTTCTGGAAAAAATTGAGGATGTTCTCTGGATAAATAAAGACAAACCCATAACAATATGGGGACTTGCATTCAAACCAGATACAGATGATATAAGAGAATCCCCTGCCATATATATCGTAAGAAAACTCGATGAAACAGGTGCTAATTTAAGGTTATACGATCCTAAAGCCATGAATAATTTTAAACTGTCATTTCCTGAAGAAGTAAACATAAAATATTTTAAAAACAAATATGAATCTTTAAAAGATTCAGATGCATTGCTAATTGTTACAGACTGAGATGAATTTAAAGAAGTTGATCTAAATAAAGTAAAAAAAGCTCATGAAGCTTCCAATTATCATAGATGGCCGAAATATATGCGAAAAAGAATACATAAAAGGCTTTGAATATTATGGGTTGGAAGAGGCAAATCTAACATTAGGAGAATCAATTAAATGAAAACGGTATTGATAGCAGGTGCAGCAGGATTCATTGGGAGTCATTTATGTGATAACTTCCTAAAAGAAGGCTTTAAAGTAATTGGTATTGATAATTTTATCTCTGGAAACCCCAATAATTTATCCCACTTGAAAAACAATAAAAATTTCAAATTTGTAAAACAAGATTTAACAGATCCTATACAAATAGATGAGGATATTGATCTAGTACTACATTTTGCATCTCCTGCCAGTCCTGTGGATTACTTAAAATATCCTGTAGAAACCCTCGAAGTTAATTCTATTGGAACACTAAACCTATTAAACCTGTCTCGGGAAAAAAATTCCAGATATCTGCTTGCTTCAACATCTGAAACCTATGGTGATCCTCTTATCCACCCCCAACCAGAAAGTTATTGGGGTAACGTAAATCCTGTGGGTCCACGTTCAGTTTATGATGAAGGAAAAAGATTTTCAGAAGCAATTTCTATGGCATATCACAGAACCTACCATCTTGATGTTAGAATAATTAGAGTATTCAACACTTATGGTCCAAGAATGAAAATTGGAGATGGTAGAGTTGTCCCTAATTTTATTTCCCAAGCATTAAATGGAGAAAATATTACTATATATGGTGATGGAAGTCAAACAAGAAGTTTTTGTTATATAGATGACTTAATAGAAGGTATTTTTAAGGTTGCTTTGAGTAAAAATATTGAAGGCGAATTATTTAACCTTGGTTGTCCAGAAGAGTATAAAATAATAGATTTTGCCGAAATAATCATTGAAAAAACAAATTCAAATTCAAAAATTTCATACAAAACACTTCCAGTGGATGATCCAAAACGTAGATGTCCAGATATAAGTAAGGTTGAAAAAGTTTTAGGTTGGGAACCCAAAATAACTCTTGATGAAGGGATCACAAAAACAATTGAATTTTTCAAGTCAAAATTGAATAGTAAATGATTAGGTGATTTAAATGAAAAAATACGATTTAACTGTGGCTTACAGAATATATCCAAAAGTTTCAAAGGTGCCACCAGTTTTCAGTGATGATAAATATAAATTGGCAGATTTATGTTTAAATTCATTTAAAAAATCCCTTGGATCCCTTAAAGTGAAAATGTTTGTGTTGTTGGATAACTGTCCTCCAGAATATGAAGAACTTTTCTTAAAATATTTTGATTCCAAAGATTTAACGTTTATTAAATTAGATGGTGTAGGAAATTATGGAACTTTTGGACTTCAAATAGAAACACTTCTGGAACAAAATTTTTCAGAAATTATTTATTTTGCTGAGGATGATTACCTTTACTTCCCAGATCAATTTGAAGATATGGTTCAACTTTTAAAAGAGAACGATGATGTGGACTTCGTATCACCATATGACCATTTGG is part of the Methanobacterium aggregans genome and harbors:
- a CDS encoding UDP binding domain-containing protein; protein product: MYIVRKLDETGANLRLYDPKAMNNFKLSFPEEVNIKYFKNKYESLKDSDALLIVTD
- a CDS encoding UDP-glucuronic acid decarboxylase family protein, with protein sequence MKTVLIAGAAGFIGSHLCDNFLKEGFKVIGIDNFISGNPNNLSHLKNNKNFKFVKQDLTDPIQIDEDIDLVLHFASPASPVDYLKYPVETLEVNSIGTLNLLNLSREKNSRYLLASTSETYGDPLIHPQPESYWGNVNPVGPRSVYDEGKRFSEAISMAYHRTYHLDVRIIRVFNTYGPRMKIGDGRVVPNFISQALNGENITIYGDGSQTRSFCYIDDLIEGIFKVALSKNIEGELFNLGCPEEYKIIDFAEIIIEKTNSNSKISYKTLPVDDPKRRCPDISKVEKVLGWEPKITLDEGITKTIEFFKSKLNSK